The Glycine soja cultivar W05 chromosome 3, ASM419377v2, whole genome shotgun sequence genome window below encodes:
- the LOC114405906 gene encoding pectinesterase 2-like, with protein MKAFRLFLTLLIPFLLSSFVSGYSWNDVKLWCNQTPNPQPCEYFLSNNPTYQYKPLKQKSDFLKLSLQLAQERALKGHANTLSLGSKCRNPRERGAWADCVELYEQTIRKLNETLNPDPNTKYSQVDAQTWLSTALTNLETCKAGFYELGVQDYVLPLMSNNVTKLLSNTLSLNKVEYEEPSYKEGFPKWVKPGDRKLLQSSSPASRANVVVAKDGSGKYTTVSAAVNSAPKNSRGRYVIYVKGGIYNEQVEVKSKNIMLVGDGIGKTIITGSKSVGGGTTTFRSATVAVVGDGFIAQGITFRNTAGAKNHQAVALRSGSDLSVFYKCSFEGYQDTLYVHSERQFYRECNIYGTVDFIFGNAAVVLQNCNIFARNPPNKVNTITAQGRTDPNQNTGISIHNSRVTAASDLRPVQNSVRTYLGRPWKQYSRTVFMKTYLDGLINPSGWMEWSGNFALNTLYYGEYMNTGPGSSTGRRVKWPGYRVITRASEASKFSVANFIAGNAWLPATKVPYTPSL; from the exons ATGAAAGCTTTTCGCTTGTTCCTAACACTATTAATTCCTTTCTTACTCTCCTCTTTTGTTTCTGGTTATTCATGGAATGATGTTAAGCTTTGGTGCAACCAAACTCCAAACCCTCAACCATGTGAGTATTTCTTGAGCAATAACCCCACTTATCAATACAAACCCCTCAAGCAAAAATCCGATTTCCTCAAACTTTCATTACAACTTGCTCAAGAGAGAGCACTCAAAGGCCATGCAAACACTCTCTCACTTGGTTCAAAGTGCCGAAACCCACGTGAAAGAGGTGCCTGGGCTGATTGTGTTGAGCTTTATGAGCAAACTATCCGTAAACTCAACGAAACCCTAAACCCTGACCCTAACACAAAGTACTCCCAAGTTGATGCCCAAACATGGCTCAGCACAGCTCTCACTAACCTTGAGACATGCAAAGCCGGGTTCTATGAGCTTGGTGTTCAAGACTATGTTCTACCTTTGATGTCTAACAATGTTACCAAGTTGTTGAGCAACACCTTGTCACTTAACAAGGTTGAATATGAAGAACCAAGTTACAAAGAAGGGTTTCCAAAATGGGTGAAGCCAGGTGACAGAAAGTTGTTGCAATCATCTTCACCAGCTTCTAGGGCTAATGTGGTGGTTGCAAAAGATGGTTCTGGAAAATACACAACAGTGAGTGCAGCTGTAAATTCTGCTCCAAAGAATAGTAGAGGAAGGTATGTGATATATGTAAAGGGAGGGATATACAATGAACAAGTTGAGGTGAAATCAAAGAATATAATGTTGGTTGGAGATGGTATTGGAAAGACTATAATCACAGGTAGCAAAAGTGTTGGAGGGGGCACCACAACCTTTCGTTCAGCCACTGTAG CTGTAGTTGGGGACGGATTTATAGCTCAAGGTATCACATTTAGGAACACCGCTGGTGCAAAAAACCACCAAGCTGTAGCATTGCGTTCTGGATCAGACTTATCAGTGTTTTACAAATGTAGCTTTGAAGGTTATCAAGACACGCTATATGTCCACTCTGAGAGGCAATTCTATAGAGAGTGTAACATTTATGGCACTGTTGACTTCATATTTGGCAATGCTGCTGTTGTGTTACAAAACTGCAACATATTTGCAAGAAACCCTCCCAACAAAGTCAACACCATCACTGCACAAGGCAGAACCGATCCAAACCAAAACACTGGAATTTCCATTCACAATTCTAGAGTCACAGCTGCATCAGATTTGAGACCGGTTCAAAACTCGGTTAGGACTTATCTTGGAAGACCATGGAAGCAATATTCAAGAACGGTTTTCATGAAGACTTATCTTGATGGCTTGATCAATCCATCGGGTTGGATGGAATGGAGTGGTAACTTTGCATTGAACACACTTTATTATGGAGAGTACATGAACACTGGCCCAGGTTCCTCCACTGGTAGAAGAGTTAAATGGCCAGGTTATCGTGTTATAACTAGGGCTTCTGAAGCCTCAAAGTTCAGTGTTGCAAATTTTATTGCTGGAAATGCATGGTTACCTGCCACCAAAGTGCCTTATACACCTTCTCTGTAA